One stretch of Rhinatrema bivittatum chromosome 8, aRhiBiv1.1, whole genome shotgun sequence DNA includes these proteins:
- the MICOS13 gene encoding MICOS complex subunit MIC13, producing the protein MGFGALQLLKFFGKVGLAGGAVYVAYDQGLLGTSNQSEDALQRAKAALPPVVQEWADSLGWQLPAIPPIDFSVCESWNLGVKKTVSALGEAPTKICEYSQEGWKYMKDLTK; encoded by the exons ATGGGTTTCGGGGCATTACAACTGCTGAA ATTTTTCGGCAAAGTGGGTCTGGCTGGAGGTGCGGTGTATGTAGCTTACGACCAAGGGCTCCTAGGGACCAGCAACCAGTCAGAAGATGCCCTCCAGAGAGCCAAGGCTGCTCTGCCACCAGTAGTGCAGGAATGGGCGGACAGTCTTGGTTGGCAG CTCCCAGCCATTCCACCAATTGACTTCTCTGTCTGTGAATCCTGGAACTTGG GAGTAAAGAAGACTGTATCAGCACTGGGAGAAGCTCCTACCAAGATCTGTGAATACTCCCAGGAGGGCTGGAAGTACATGAAGGACCTTACCAAGTGA